GGTCGGACCGACAAGCATCCCGTAGCCGCCCGAACCATGCACCATCTTCACCACCAGCTGGTCCAGATTGTCGAGGACATGGGACAGTTCGTCCGGCTTGGCGCAGTTCCAGGTCGGCACGTTCTTCAGGATCGGCTCCTCGCCGAGATAGAAGCGCACCATCTCCGGCACGTACATGTAGACGGCCTTGTCGTCGGCGATGCCCGCGCCCACGGCGTTGGCGACCGTGACGTTGCCCTTCGCATAGGCGTCGACGAGGCCCGGCACGCCCAGCACCGACTCCGGCTTGAAGACGCGCGGATCGAGGTAATCGTCGTCGATCCGGCGGTAGATCACGTCCACGCGCTTCGGACCCGACGTCGTGCGCATGTAGACGATGTCGCCCTCGACGAAGAGGTCGGGCCCCTCGACCAGTTCCACGCCCATCTCGTCGGCGAGAAAGGAGTGCTCGTAATAGGCCGAGTTGTAGGAACCGGGCGTCAGCAGCGCGACCGTCGGCTCGTGGTCGCAGTTGCGCGGCGCGACCGTACGCAGTGTCTCCAGCAATTGCTCGGGATAATGCGAAACCGGCTCGATCAGGTTGCGGGCGAACAGTTCCGGGAACAGGCGCATCATCACCTCCCGGTTCTCGATCATGTAGGAGACGCCGGAGGGGGTGCGGCAATTGTCTTCGAGCACGTAGAACTCGTCGGCCCCCGTGCGCACCATGTCGATACCCGCGATGTGCGTGTAGACGCGGCGGGGCACCTCCAGCCCCTTCATGACAGGCAGGAAGCTCGGGTTTCCGTAGACGAGCGCCTCCGGCACGTGGCCCGCGCGCACGATCTCGCGGTCGTGGTAGACGTCGTGGAGGAACGCGTTGAGCGCCTTCACGCGCTGTTCGAGGCCGCGCTGCAGCAGGGCCCATTCGGACGCATCCAGCACCCGCGGGATGATGTCGAAGGGGATCAGCCGCTCCGGGTCGCCGCCCTCGGTGTAGACGGCGAAGGTGATGCCGATGCGGCGAAAGAGATGCTCCGCCTCCGCCCGCTTCAGGCGAACGACATCGGGAGGCATCGCCTCCAGCCAGCGCCGCACCATCTCATACTGCGGACGGCAGGCGTCGCCCCACCCCCCCATCTCGTCGAAGACGTGTGCCACCCTGCTTCTCCGCTTCTGACCGGCTTTTCGCACTGCAACAGCTTGGAGCCCGCCAAGGTTGCAGGTCAAGTAGCTGGGCGAAGGCAGGGCAGGGCCGCGGTCGTCTCAGACCCCCGACCGGGTGCAGTGCAGGTCGCGGATCCTGCCGTCGTCGAGGCCGTAGCACCATCCGTGGACATTCAGGTCCTGGCCGCGCGCCCAGGCGTCGAGCACGATCGGCGTCTCGCAG
This is a stretch of genomic DNA from Futiania mangrovi. It encodes these proteins:
- a CDS encoding circularly permuted type 2 ATP-grasp protein; amino-acid sequence: MAHVFDEMGGWGDACRPQYEMVRRWLEAMPPDVVRLKRAEAEHLFRRIGITFAVYTEGGDPERLIPFDIIPRVLDASEWALLQRGLEQRVKALNAFLHDVYHDREIVRAGHVPEALVYGNPSFLPVMKGLEVPRRVYTHIAGIDMVRTGADEFYVLEDNCRTPSGVSYMIENREVMMRLFPELFARNLIEPVSHYPEQLLETLRTVAPRNCDHEPTVALLTPGSYNSAYYEHSFLADEMGVELVEGPDLFVEGDIVYMRTTSGPKRVDVIYRRIDDDYLDPRVFKPESVLGVPGLVDAYAKGNVTVANAVGAGIADDKAVYMYVPEMVRFYLGEEPILKNVPTWNCAKPDELSHVLDNLDQLVVKMVHGSGGYGMLVGPTASKAEREAFAAQLKARPHDYIAQPTLALSTCPTFVDSGVAPRHVDLRPFVLVGEEVNIVPGGLTRVALREGSLVVNSSQGGGTKDTWVLSPRSLSAGEGA